A single Molothrus aeneus isolate 106 chromosome 9, BPBGC_Maene_1.0, whole genome shotgun sequence DNA region contains:
- the PDC gene encoding phosducin, with amino-acid sequence MEENANTSLEEDFEGQATHTGPKGVINDWRKFKLESEDGDSLPLSKKEILRQMSSPHRSFSRDDKDTRERFCRKMSMQEYELIHAAQEDESCLQQYRKRCMQDMHQRLSFGPKFGFVCELQNGEQFLEAVEKEHKTTTVIVHIYEDGVKGCEALNSSLACLAAEYPTVKFCKIKASSTGAGDRFSSEVLPSLLVYKAGELLSNFISVSEQFGEEFFAVDVEAFLNEYGLLPERELPAVGNGTGEPDVE; translated from the exons GGCCCAAAGGTGTGATCAATGACTGGAGGAAGTTCAAATTAGAGAGTGAAGATGGAGACTCCTTACCCCTGAGTAAGAAAGAAATACTTAGACAAATGTCTTCACCACACAGATCTTTCAGCAGAGATGACAAAGACACCCGAGAGAGATTCTGCCGTAAG ATGAGCATGCAGGAGTACGAGCTGATCCACGCGGCGCAGGAGGAcgagagctgcctgcagcagtaCCGCAAGCGCTGCATGCAGGACATGCACCAGCGCCTCAGCTTCGGGCCCAAGTTCGGCTTCGTGTGCGAGCTGCAGAACGGGGAACAGTTCCTGGAGGCCGTGGAGAAGGAGCACAAAACCACCACAGTCATCGTGCACATTTACGAGGACGGCGTCAAGGGCTGCGAGGCCCTCAacagcagcctggcctgccTGGCGGCCGAGTACCCCACCGTCAAGTTCTGCAAGATCAAGGCCTCCAGCACGGGCGCCGGGGATCGCTTCTCCAGCGAGgtgctcccctccctgctggtcTACAAGGCTGGGGAGCTCCTGAGCAATTTCATTAGTGTTTCTGAACAGTTCGGTGAGGAGTTTTTTGCTGTGGATGTGGAGGCTTTCCTAAATGAGTATGGGCTGCTACCTGAGAGGGAGCTTCCAGCGGTGGGAAATGGCACGGGTGAGCCAGATGTTGAATAA